A region from the Acanthochromis polyacanthus isolate Apoly-LR-REF ecotype Palm Island chromosome 23, KAUST_Apoly_ChrSc, whole genome shotgun sequence genome encodes:
- the rab1ba gene encoding zRAB1B, member RAS oncogene family a — protein MNPEYDYLFKLLLIGDSGVGKSCLLLRFADDTYTESYISTIGVDFKIRTIELDGKTIKLQIWDTAGQERFRTITSSYYRGAHGIIVVYDVTDQESYNNVKQWLQEIDRYASENVNKLLVGNKCDLTTKKVVDYTTAKEFADSLAIPFLETSAKNATNVEQAFMTMAAEIKKRMGPGATAGGDKPNLKIESTPVRQSGGGCC, from the exons ATGAATCCCGAATA tgactATCTGTTCAAGCTCCTTCTCATTGGAGACTCTGGAGTAGGAAAGTCCTGTCTTCTGTTGCGCTTTGCA GATGACACCTACACTGAGAGCTACATTAGCACCATCGGAGTGGATTTTAAGATCCGCACCATTGAGCTGGATGGCAAGACCATCAAACTTCAGATT TGGGATACTGCAGGTCAGGAGAGGTTTCGTACGATCACCTCCAGTTACTACCGTGGAGCCCATGGCATCATAGTTGTATATGATGTGACAGATCAG GAGTCCTACAACAACGTCAAACAGTGGCTTCAGGAAATTGACCGTTATGCCagtgaaaatgtcaacaaacttCTGGTGGGCAACAAGTGTGACCTGACTACTAAGAAAGTCGTGGACTACACAACAGCCAAG GAGTTTGCTGACTCTTTGGCCATCCCCTTCCTGGAGACGAGTGCCAAGAACGCCACCAACGTAGAGCAGGCTTTCATGACCATGGCGGCTGAGATCAAGAAGCGTATGGGTCCCGGGGCTACAGCCGGTGGCGACAAGCCCAACTTAAAAATCGAGAGCACCCCCGTCAGGCAGTCTGGAGGGGGTTGCTGTTAA